From a single Ornithorhynchus anatinus isolate Pmale09 chromosome 15, mOrnAna1.pri.v4, whole genome shotgun sequence genomic region:
- the TCEANC gene encoding transcription elongation factor A N-terminal and central domain-containing protein — translation MSGKKEVVTRASLLEQLLARKKFQDLGDHLAELETMHMTTEILQETNVIKVLYEVLRKCPLVAFKKKAKCLLAKWKALHKNTHLPTTSISKLFPESGDDGTAHFDVVQEETLGSSQQRSKDEVLGTESLNNLLPSQNVPADVEGVVSKVGEIRVEALEPPSDDPFPTAGESSWSQDPVISVRHKAVGLLHGALTDSSSDQSKVDQGQKLAREIEEHIYALYSKTIKKYKNCIRSKVSNLRNPKNVHLQQNLFSGSLTPEAFAEMTVMDMASDELKRLRASYTETCVQEHHLPQVPEGTQTNKVKCRRCEKSDCKVTMISRGTLFLPSWVRRANPDEQMMTYVICNECGEQWYHSKWVCL, via the coding sequence ATGTCTGGCAAGAAGGAAGTGGTAACCAGAGCTTCTCTCCTTGAACAGCTCCTGGCCAGAAAGAAATTTCAAGATCTCGGGGACCACCTTGCTGAACTAGAAACTATGCACATGACCACAGAAATTCTCCAGGAAACCAACGTTATCAAAGTTTTGTATGAGGTTCTCAGAAAGTGCCCTTTAGTGGCTTTTAAGAAGAAAGCCAAATGTTTATTAGCAAAGTGGAAAGCACTTCATAAGAATACCCACCTTCCAACAACAAGCATTTCAAAGTTATTTCCAGAAAGCGGTGATGACGGCACTGCACATTTTGATGTGGTTCAGGAAGAAACTCTGGGGTCCTCACAACAGCGAAGTAAGGATGAAGTGTTAGGCACTGAGAGTTTGAATAATTTGCTGCCTTCCCAAAATGTTCCGGCAGATGTTGAAGGGGTCGTGTCAAAAGTCGGTGAGATTCGAGTTGAAGCTCTGGAACCTCCTAGCGATGATCCTTTCCCCACTGCTGGTGAATCGAGCTGGAGTCAGGATCCTGTGATATCTGTAAGACATAAAGCTGTGGGGCTTCTTCATGGAGCCTTAACTGATTCTTCCTCTGACCAATCAAAAGTTGATCAGGGGCAAAAACTGGCCAGAGAAATTGAAGAACACATTTATGCTTTGTATTCTAAAACTATCAAGAAGTATAAAAATTGCATCAGAAGCAAAGTTTCCAATTTGAGGAACCCAAAAAACGTGCATTTGCAACAAAACCTCTTCTCCGGGAGCCTGACTCCAGAGGCATTTGCTGAAATGACAGTCATGGATATGGCAAGTGACGAACTGAAGCGGCTGAGGGCTTCGTACACAGAAACCTGTGTGCAAGAACATCATCTCCCTCAAGTACCTGAAGGCACCCAGACAAACAAAGTCAAGTGTAGGCGCTGTGAGAAATCTGATTGCAAGGTCACCATGATTTCCAGAGGGACACTCTTCCTTCCAAGTTGGGTGCGAAGGGCAAACCCAGATGAGCAAATGATGACGTACGTCATTTGTAATGAATGTGGGGAACAGTGGTACCACAGCAAATGGGTTTGTTTGTGA
- the RAB9A gene encoding ras-related protein Rab-9A gives MAGKSSLFKVILLGDGGVGKSSLMNRYVTNKFDTQLFHTIGVEFLNKDLEVDGHFVTMQIWDTAGQERFRSLRTPFYRGSDCCLLTFSVDDSQSFQNLGNWKKEFIYYADVKEPDSFPFVILGNKIDINERQVSTEEAQAWCRDNGNYPYFETSAKDATNVAAAFEEAVRRVLATEDRSDHFIQTDTVNLHRKPKPSSSCC, from the coding sequence ATGGCTGGAAAATCATCACTCTTTAAAGTGATACTCCTAGgagatggtggagttgggaagagTTCTCTTATGAACAGATATGTCACTAACAAATTCGATACCCAGCTGTTCCACACAATAGGTGTGGAATTTTTAAATAAAGACTTGGAAGTGGATGGACATTTCGTAACCATGCAGATATGGGACACGGCAGGTCAGGAACGATTCAGGAGCCTGCGGACACCCTTTTATAGAGGATCTGACTGTTGCCTCCTTACTTTCAGTGTGGATGACTCTCAGAGCTTCCAAAACCTGGGCAACTGGAAGAAAGAATTCATTTACTATGCTGATGTCAAAGAACCTGACAGCTTTCcctttgtgattttgggtaaCAAGATCGACATCAATGAAAGGCAAGTGTCAACGGAAGAAGCTCAGGCCTGGTGCAGGGACAATGGCAATTATCCTTACTTCGAAACCAGTGCCAAGGATGCCACTAACGTGGCGGCAGCCTTTGAAGAAGCCGTTCGAAGAGTGCTCGCTACTGAAGACCGATCGGATCACTTTATTCAAACAGATACGGTCAATCTTCACCGAAAGCCCAAGCCTAGTTCATCCTGTTGTTGA